Part of the Pangasianodon hypophthalmus isolate fPanHyp1 chromosome 9, fPanHyp1.pri, whole genome shotgun sequence genome is shown below.
TTTTAAGTCTTTAAAGTGTTAAAGGTATTAATTTTTGTGACATTTCTGTAGTACAGTCCTAAGGACTATGTAGGCCTGGCTTCTGATAAAGAAATCACATGAAAACCTAGCATACACTCGTATTTGTCAGGATTGACAAAAGTAGGCCATTTAATGTCATTCATTACTTATCGCTGATTGGGATTATTCTACTGCTTGGCTTTTTGTCTGGTGACCTTTATGTTTGAcagaaaaaccccaaaatctCCTAAAGCCTATTTAAGTTATAGTTACTGTAGGATGCCTCTGAGGCTTAAAAttagaataataatacagaataataatacattgtCATGGCTCATAATAATGAGCAATGAAGTCTGTGATTAGGGCTGGGGAAGGAAGAATGAACAAGAGAGGGATAggaaaggggagagagagcagagCAACAGAAATGAACAAGAAGAGAGAATCTGACAGATCtggtttattgttattttatgattttgctAGCTAGTAACATCAAtcaacattttgtaaataaacttGGAAAAAAGTCAGTCTTGGTAAATTTTTCTGAAACAATGacattattgtaaaatataatttattattctagtgtatatatatatatatatatatatatatatatatatatatatataaacttggtcacatcaaatatcagttactttaaactttaaatgtgtttctacagattttttttttttttacatttatttagatAAGATTCATAATttgttcagtgtttactgaCCAACCAGCCTTTTCCCTGTGCAAACATAGTTTCAATTCTAGAAAAGCCACACCTATGCTGTTTGTGCATCAACTTTGTAATTCCATCAAGTCCTCCCCTTGTGCTCTGTGTCTGGCCAATCGTCAGTTATTAAGACACTTCCTCTATTTCAGTACTGCCTTTTTCTGCGGTCACACTCACTTTTATGAGTGGCATTTGCTGGTTTCCTGAGCTGAGTTTGACTTCTGATACATGCAGCAATTTCACCTAAGAAATGGCTTTtaagaaaaaactgtttttgagatatatctctttattttttcttagcTTTTCACTTATTTACCTTGTAATGAACTCTACAAGAAAAGGCTGCTTACAGAGCGAGCGGGTGGACATGGAACACCTGATAAAGCATGATGTTGGAGAACTGCAAGCTTGTTCAGCCATTATCCAAGGAGACATGAATGGAGTTGAGAGCAAATACTTCAGCAAACTCCTTTCTCAGCGGGTAAaaacttctcttttttctgagTCCTTCTACATAAATGCCACAAAGGACTGCCAATTTTTTGTCAGAGATAGAGGGTTTCTAACAGTTCCTCTGAGCAAGGAGGAAAGAGACTTCCCAATTGCTTACTCCATAGTTATCCATGAGAAGATTGAGATGTTTGAGAGGCTCCTGCGTGCTATTTACACTCCTCAGAATGTCTACTGTGTTCATGTGGACAAGAAGTCACCTAAGATCTTTTTTGAGGCGGTACGGGCTATTGTGTCTTGTTTGCCCAATGTGTTTGTGGCCAGTAAGTTAGAGGGTGTCATCTATGCCTCCTGGTCACGAGTTCAAGCAGACATCAACTGCATGGAGGACCTTCTCAAGTCTCCTGTCAGGTGGAGGTATCTGCTCAACACATGTGGGGCAGATTTTCCCTTAAAAACCAATGCAGAGCTTGTTCGTTCTCTGAAAAATCTCAATGGAAAGAACAGTATGGAGTCAGAAGTCACAAGCTCACACAAAAAAGCCCGCTGGGAGTACCATCATAACGTCACAACCACTGTGACTCGGACAGGCATTAGGAAGACACCGCCACCCATTGACATCCCTATGTTCTCTGGGAATGCATACTTTGTTGTTACTAGAGAGTTTGTAGAACATATCTTTGAGAGTCCGGAAATCCAGAACTTCATGGAATGGGAGAAGGACACGTACAGCCCAGATGAGCACATGTGGGCAACACTACAGAGGATGCATTCAGTGCCTGGCTCCAACCCACACAATGAAAAATATGATGAGTCGGACATGGTGGCAATTGCGAGGTTGGTCAAGTGGATTTACCATGAAGGAAACATGAAGGATGGAGCACCATATCCACCATGCACTGGGTCATATAggcatgcagtgtgtgtttatggagcAGGGGACCTGAACTGGATTTTGAAGCAGAAACATCTCTTTGCTAACAAATTTGACCCAGGAGTGGATGACATTGCTATAAAATGCTTAGAAGCTTTTTTACGGTACAAAGCAATTTATGGTCAGTCTTTACTTAACATAGATAAagcaaatataattaaataatactgtATTTACATAATTCTACCAACTGTGTATATTTtgacacactgtatatatgacta
Proteins encoded:
- the gcnt3 gene encoding beta-1,3-galactosyl-O-glycosyl-glycoprotein beta-1,6-N-acetylglucosaminyltransferase 3 gives rise to the protein MAFKKKLFLRYISLFFLSFSLIYLVMNSTRKGCLQSERVDMEHLIKHDVGELQACSAIIQGDMNGVESKYFSKLLSQRVKTSLFSESFYINATKDCQFFVRDRGFLTVPLSKEERDFPIAYSIVIHEKIEMFERLLRAIYTPQNVYCVHVDKKSPKIFFEAVRAIVSCLPNVFVASKLEGVIYASWSRVQADINCMEDLLKSPVRWRYLLNTCGADFPLKTNAELVRSLKNLNGKNSMESEVTSSHKKARWEYHHNVTTTVTRTGIRKTPPPIDIPMFSGNAYFVVTREFVEHIFESPEIQNFMEWEKDTYSPDEHMWATLQRMHSVPGSNPHNEKYDESDMVAIARLVKWIYHEGNMKDGAPYPPCTGSYRHAVCVYGAGDLNWILKQKHLFANKFDPGVDDIAIKCLEAFLRYKAIYGQSLLNIDKANIIK